The following are encoded together in the Streptomyces rapamycinicus NRRL 5491 genome:
- a CDS encoding HNH endonuclease produces the protein MASNPRNGRPYRRLVAEVKAQSMPCWICGHDIDPTLDARNTWSFTLDHAVPLSRGGSLLDPSNARSAHRRCNSARGNRLTVRQPRASRRW, from the coding sequence ATGGCCAGCAACCCCCGCAACGGCCGGCCATACCGCCGCCTGGTCGCCGAGGTAAAAGCCCAGAGCATGCCCTGCTGGATCTGCGGCCACGACATCGACCCCACCCTCGACGCACGCAACACCTGGTCGTTCACCCTCGACCACGCCGTGCCCCTCAGCCGCGGTGGCAGCCTCCTCGACCCCTCCAACGCCCGCTCAGCGCACCGACGCTGCAACAGCGCCCGCGGCAACAGGCTCACCGTCCGCCAGCCCCGAGCCTCCCGCAGGTGGTGA
- a CDS encoding phage terminase family protein: MTSVVSEPSVAPLSSSRPVGDGPVYGHQRPRVLAVPGTFLSSAGQEAVDLAARAGLRLDPWQQFVLEEGMGEKTDGNWASPEVAVNVPRQNGKGGIIEARELWGLFIGGEQLILHSAHEFKTAKNAFKRIERLIRGCPDLHKRVKRYWQTVGEEGIELHTGQLLRFIARSGGSGRGFTADCIVLDEDMILGDDAMAALAPTLAAVANPQTWYLGSAGIGHQSVQLGRLRRRALAALETGVPDPTLAYFEWSINEHRDECGPQCQEHDEVVAAESVLKANPAIGYRLTLEKCANERLTLGDTLFGRERLGVGDYPSDSADTWQVIGEDAWRALADAASRPDDPVAFAIDTTPERSHSAIGVAGASGAAVHVEVVDHQPGTGWVVERAVELDGRHSPRCWVVDEGGPAGSLIPDLRKAGLLVVSPKTRQIAQACGQFYDAAAEQAIVHIDNAPLAAALAGAQQRPLGDAWAWARRGVSVDISPLVAVTLAKWGLEAELDEDEPGDVMNSVW; this comes from the coding sequence ATGACGTCAGTCGTAAGCGAGCCGAGCGTCGCGCCGCTCTCCAGCAGCAGGCCGGTGGGTGACGGGCCGGTATACGGCCATCAGCGCCCGCGGGTCCTCGCTGTGCCCGGGACGTTCCTGTCGAGCGCCGGGCAAGAGGCCGTCGACCTGGCGGCCCGGGCTGGGCTGCGGCTGGATCCGTGGCAGCAGTTCGTCCTCGAGGAGGGCATGGGCGAGAAGACGGACGGCAACTGGGCGTCGCCCGAGGTGGCGGTGAACGTGCCGCGTCAGAACGGGAAGGGCGGGATCATCGAGGCCCGCGAGTTGTGGGGCCTGTTCATCGGCGGCGAGCAGCTGATCCTGCACAGCGCACATGAGTTCAAGACGGCGAAGAACGCGTTCAAACGGATCGAGCGTCTGATCCGTGGATGCCCTGACCTGCACAAACGCGTCAAACGGTACTGGCAGACGGTCGGCGAGGAAGGCATCGAGCTGCACACCGGGCAGCTGCTGCGGTTCATCGCACGCTCGGGCGGGAGCGGCCGGGGCTTCACCGCGGACTGCATCGTGCTCGACGAGGACATGATCCTGGGCGACGACGCCATGGCCGCACTCGCGCCGACGCTGGCCGCCGTCGCCAACCCGCAGACCTGGTATCTCGGCTCGGCCGGGATCGGCCACCAGTCGGTGCAGCTCGGGAGGCTGCGGCGCCGGGCGCTGGCCGCGCTGGAGACCGGCGTGCCGGATCCGACGCTGGCCTACTTCGAGTGGTCGATCAACGAGCACCGCGACGAGTGCGGCCCGCAGTGCCAGGAGCATGACGAGGTGGTGGCCGCCGAGTCGGTCCTGAAGGCGAACCCGGCGATCGGGTATCGGCTCACCTTGGAGAAGTGCGCAAACGAGCGCCTGACCCTGGGGGACACGCTGTTCGGCCGTGAGCGGCTCGGCGTGGGCGACTACCCATCGGACTCGGCGGATACCTGGCAGGTCATCGGTGAGGACGCCTGGCGGGCGCTGGCGGATGCGGCGAGCCGACCGGATGACCCGGTGGCCTTTGCGATCGATACGACCCCGGAGCGGTCGCACAGTGCGATCGGCGTGGCGGGTGCCTCGGGGGCGGCAGTGCACGTCGAGGTGGTGGACCATCAGCCCGGCACGGGGTGGGTGGTGGAGCGGGCGGTGGAGCTGGACGGGCGCCACTCGCCGCGCTGCTGGGTGGTGGACGAGGGCGGCCCTGCAGGGTCGCTGATCCCGGATCTGCGGAAGGCGGGGCTGCTCGTCGTCTCGCCGAAGACCCGGCAGATCGCCCAGGCATGCGGCCAGTTCTACGACGCGGCGGCCGAGCAGGCGATCGTGCACATCGACAACGCGCCGCTGGCGGCGGCTCTGGCGGGCGCGCAGCAGCGTCCCCTGGGTGATGCGTGGGCGTGGGCCCGTAGGGGCGTGTCCGTGGATATCAGCCCGCTGGTGGCCGTGACGCTGGCGAAGTGGGGACTTGAGGCCGAGCTGGACGAGGACGAGCCCGGCGACGTCATGAACAGCGTGTGGTGA
- a CDS encoding HK97 family phage prohead protease: MSSATERRFTRGLVEVRAAGETRTIGGYAAKFNMLSRNLGGFVERIDPGFFAKSEGDGWPEAMARYNHDDNMLLGTTDGGTLRLAVDGTGLDYSVDVPQARGDVYELVQRGDVRRSSFAFYTFADDWGMTEQGFPVRTLLSGQLVDVAPVNTPAYLDTSTGLRSLAEKSGADLEEVRAAAAEDGGLRRFLEPPAPKVIDLAPNGWQGDPHPPLALRQRRAALYQRRTF; encoded by the coding sequence ATGAGCAGTGCCACAGAGCGCCGGTTCACGCGCGGCCTGGTCGAGGTCCGCGCAGCTGGCGAGACGCGCACGATCGGCGGCTATGCCGCGAAGTTCAACATGCTGTCGCGGAACCTGGGTGGATTCGTCGAGCGGATCGACCCCGGGTTCTTCGCGAAGTCCGAGGGCGACGGCTGGCCCGAGGCCATGGCCCGGTACAACCACGATGACAACATGCTGCTCGGCACCACCGACGGCGGGACGCTGCGGCTGGCGGTGGACGGCACCGGGCTGGATTACAGCGTGGATGTGCCGCAGGCGCGGGGGGACGTGTATGAGCTGGTGCAGCGGGGCGACGTGCGCCGCTCCAGCTTCGCGTTCTACACCTTCGCCGACGACTGGGGCATGACCGAGCAGGGTTTCCCGGTCCGGACGCTGCTGTCCGGCCAGCTGGTCGACGTCGCCCCGGTGAACACCCCCGCGTACCTGGACACCTCGACGGGGCTGCGGTCGCTGGCCGAGAAGAGCGGGGCCGACCTCGAAGAGGTGCGCGCGGCCGCGGCCGAGGACGGCGGCCTGCGCCGGTTCCTGGAGCCACCGGCCCCGAAGGTTATCGATCTGGCGCCGAACGGCTGGCAGGGCGACCCCCACCCGCCGCTGGCGCTGCGGCAGCGGCGCGCCGCGCTCTACCAGCGCCGCACCTTCTGA
- a CDS encoding phage portal protein, producing the protein MSWWWPFRRREQQRAITYQDVWGSGGDPAALRGDSQERALRLAPVYAATRLLADSVASLPTKSYREVGETRRPVPSPQLFVRPAATGTRYDWLHRAMTSLTLRGNAYGLIVAWDRAGWPSQIEWLHPDDVSVEDNLAPRPVWYVQGRRLEDGQMFHVPAYTLPGQILGLSPIRQFALTTDTGLLAQQFGRDWFANGSTPAAVLETDREVQAEAATILKARFKQAAEGRDVAVLGLGTKYKPISVPAEESQFLETIKASANQIAAIYGVPPEKVGGTTGNSLTYTTVELNSLDMLTWTLRPWLARLEEALSLLRPPDESVKFNADAMLRTDTLTRYRAHSIARRIGLNSIDELRALEDEQPLPDGQGQDYTPLGGLPPDGSENP; encoded by the coding sequence ATGAGCTGGTGGTGGCCATTCCGCCGCAGGGAGCAGCAGCGGGCGATCACGTATCAGGACGTGTGGGGGTCCGGCGGTGACCCTGCCGCGCTGCGCGGAGACTCCCAGGAACGGGCGCTGCGTCTGGCGCCGGTGTACGCGGCGACGCGGCTGCTGGCGGACTCGGTGGCGTCCCTGCCCACCAAGTCCTACCGGGAGGTTGGGGAGACGCGCAGGCCCGTTCCTTCCCCGCAGCTGTTCGTGCGGCCGGCGGCGACGGGCACGCGCTACGACTGGCTGCACCGGGCGATGACGTCGCTGACGCTGCGGGGGAACGCCTACGGGCTGATCGTGGCGTGGGACCGCGCGGGCTGGCCCTCGCAGATCGAATGGCTGCACCCCGATGACGTGAGCGTTGAGGACAACCTCGCGCCCCGTCCGGTGTGGTACGTCCAGGGCCGGCGCCTGGAGGACGGGCAGATGTTCCACGTTCCGGCCTACACGCTGCCCGGCCAGATCCTGGGGCTGTCGCCGATCCGCCAGTTCGCGCTGACCACGGACACCGGGCTGCTGGCCCAGCAGTTCGGGAGGGACTGGTTCGCCAACGGGTCGACCCCGGCCGCCGTGCTGGAGACTGACCGCGAGGTTCAGGCCGAGGCTGCGACCATTCTGAAGGCCCGGTTCAAACAGGCCGCCGAGGGGCGCGACGTCGCGGTGCTGGGACTGGGCACGAAGTACAAGCCCATCTCCGTACCGGCCGAGGAGTCGCAGTTCCTGGAGACCATCAAGGCATCGGCGAACCAGATCGCGGCGATCTACGGGGTGCCGCCGGAGAAGGTCGGCGGGACGACCGGCAACAGCCTCACCTACACCACCGTCGAGCTGAACAGCCTGGACATGCTGACGTGGACGCTGCGCCCATGGCTGGCCCGCCTGGAGGAAGCCCTGTCGCTGCTGCGGCCGCCGGATGAGTCGGTGAAGTTCAACGCGGACGCCATGCTGCGGACCGACACCCTCACCCGCTACCGGGCGCACTCGATCGCCCGCCGGATCGGGCTGAACAGCATCGACGAACTCAGGGCGCTCGAGGACGAGCAGCCCCTGCCGGACGGGCAGGGCCAGGACTACACCCCGCTGGGCGGACTGCCCCCGGACGGAAGCGAGAACCCATGA
- a CDS encoding head-tail connector protein: MALLTLDEAKAQLNITTVTHDVELQAYVDSVTAMVEWYVGPVENRAVSETVSGRGPTLCLTHVPVVSLTSFTPVLTGGAALAVSDVTVDLPTGVVRRLNGAAFCGGPWTAAYTAGRGSVPPTLNLAGRMMVQHLWRTQQGPGRPGLGGADDFDVTQPVPGFGYAVPNRVLQLLQPYRLPPGVA; the protein is encoded by the coding sequence ATGGCGCTGCTGACGCTGGACGAGGCCAAGGCGCAGCTGAACATCACCACGGTCACGCACGACGTCGAGTTGCAGGCATACGTCGACTCGGTCACCGCCATGGTCGAGTGGTACGTGGGTCCGGTGGAGAACCGGGCCGTGAGCGAGACCGTCAGCGGGCGCGGCCCCACCTTGTGCCTCACGCACGTCCCGGTTGTGTCCCTGACTTCGTTCACCCCGGTCCTCACCGGCGGCGCAGCCCTCGCTGTCTCTGACGTCACGGTCGACCTTCCGACGGGCGTGGTGCGGCGGCTGAACGGGGCCGCGTTCTGCGGTGGCCCCTGGACGGCCGCCTACACCGCGGGGCGTGGCAGCGTCCCGCCCACCCTCAACCTCGCCGGGCGCATGATGGTGCAGCACCTGTGGCGCACGCAGCAGGGCCCCGGGCGTCCGGGGCTGGGCGGGGCGGACGACTTCGACGTCACCCAGCCCGTGCCCGGCTTCGGCTACGCGGTGCCCAATCGGGTGCTGCAGCTGCTCCAGCCGTACCGGCTCCCGCCGGGGGTGGCGTAG
- a CDS encoding phage major capsid protein codes for MSDLIKRLQERRANIWEQAKALLDAAEGEKRDLTAEEETQYQALNADLDSIDGRVKDMAEAEQRAKDADAAFAQLLAKTPEPQQRGRAEDSELRRFARGEIRSIDIRPEGKVNFRDLVKGTATAGGNTVPTTFYGQLVAHLIEVSGVLMANPTVLNTASGESIEVPITTAHSTAAITSEGGAITESDPAFGKRTLGAYKYGVLIQASSELLTDTGVDLEGYLSMQAGRALGNAVGAHLVTGDGSSKPTGVVTSASTGKTGGTGVAGAFTADDLIDLFYSVISPYRNSPSCGWLMRDATMGAARKLKDQQGQYLWQPSIQLGVPDTLLGKPVYTDPNVAAVATSAKSVVFGDFAAYFVRMAGGVRFERSDDFAFNTDLTTFRAIIRADGLTVDQTGALKVFAGAAT; via the coding sequence GTGAGCGACCTCATCAAGCGGCTGCAGGAACGCCGCGCGAACATCTGGGAGCAGGCCAAGGCCCTGCTCGACGCGGCCGAGGGCGAGAAGCGCGATCTGACCGCCGAGGAAGAGACCCAGTACCAGGCGCTGAACGCCGACCTGGACAGCATCGACGGCCGGGTCAAGGACATGGCCGAGGCCGAGCAGCGGGCCAAGGACGCGGACGCGGCGTTCGCCCAGTTGCTCGCCAAGACCCCCGAACCGCAGCAGCGCGGCAGGGCCGAGGACTCCGAGCTGCGCCGGTTCGCTCGCGGTGAGATCCGGTCCATCGACATCCGCCCTGAGGGCAAGGTCAACTTTCGTGACCTGGTCAAGGGCACCGCGACGGCGGGCGGCAACACCGTCCCGACCACGTTCTACGGGCAGCTGGTCGCGCACCTGATCGAGGTGTCCGGCGTGCTGATGGCCAACCCGACCGTGCTCAACACCGCCTCGGGCGAGAGCATCGAGGTGCCTATCACCACCGCCCACTCCACCGCCGCGATCACCTCCGAGGGCGGGGCCATCACCGAGTCGGACCCGGCGTTCGGCAAGCGGACCCTGGGCGCCTACAAGTACGGCGTCCTCATCCAGGCGTCCAGCGAGCTGCTGACCGACACCGGTGTCGACCTCGAGGGCTACCTGTCCATGCAGGCCGGGCGGGCGCTGGGCAACGCGGTGGGCGCCCACCTGGTGACCGGCGATGGATCGTCCAAGCCGACCGGCGTCGTCACCTCCGCCTCGACCGGCAAGACCGGCGGCACGGGCGTGGCCGGTGCGTTCACCGCGGACGACCTGATCGACCTGTTCTACAGCGTCATCTCCCCGTACCGGAACAGCCCGTCGTGCGGCTGGCTGATGCGGGACGCCACCATGGGCGCGGCCCGGAAGCTGAAGGACCAACAGGGGCAGTACCTGTGGCAGCCCTCGATCCAGCTCGGTGTGCCGGACACGCTGCTGGGCAAGCCGGTGTATACCGACCCGAACGTGGCTGCCGTCGCGACCTCGGCCAAATCGGTCGTCTTCGGCGACTTCGCCGCGTACTTCGTGCGCATGGCGGGCGGGGTGCGCTTCGAGCGCTCCGACGACTTCGCGTTCAACACCGACCTGACCACGTTCCGCGCGATCATCCGCGCGGACGGGCTCACCGTCGACCAGACCGGCGCCCTGAAGGTCTTCGCCGGCGCCGCCACCTGA
- a CDS encoding AAA family ATPase — MLYVVTGPPGAGKSSWIRAHAKPTDIVIDLDLMALAMAGPGADHHAHSDVLLKVVHRARFAALNEAYQHLDTTDVYVIHTQPSPKARAKYKRLKGKVIVVDPGRDVVMQRVRAMRQPGMEAVVTRWYNRRPKAASHGVMPQRSRDW; from the coding sequence GTGCTGTACGTCGTCACCGGCCCGCCCGGCGCCGGCAAGTCCAGCTGGATCCGCGCCCACGCCAAGCCGACGGACATCGTCATCGACCTCGACCTCATGGCCCTCGCCATGGCCGGCCCCGGAGCCGACCACCACGCCCATAGCGACGTGCTGCTCAAGGTCGTACACCGTGCCCGGTTCGCCGCGCTGAACGAGGCGTACCAGCACCTCGACACCACCGACGTGTACGTCATCCACACACAGCCCAGCCCCAAGGCCCGAGCGAAGTACAAGCGGCTCAAGGGCAAGGTGATCGTGGTCGACCCGGGCCGCGACGTGGTCATGCAGCGGGTACGGGCCATGCGTCAGCCCGGCATGGAGGCTGTGGTCACACGCTGGTACAACCGCCGGCCCAAGGCAGCATCACACGGCGTGATGCCCCAGCGGTCCCGCGACTGGTAA
- a CDS encoding phage tail tube protein has translation MAIGSGLGAQLGISAESTYGTFVAPSKFIEFTKESLVLKKTTAQSAGIAAGRLLALSSRRVLTRKEVSGSIDLEVTNKGVGLLLQALMGTTVTPVQQAVTTAYLQTHTLADTAGKSLTIQKGVPLTTGTVTDKSFLGCKVTSAEFACEVGGMLTGSFEFDGKTCDEAQTLATASYPAMSPFHFGQMAVKTGTFGTETARDGVRKMAVKIERPQAVERFYAGQSGLKKEPISNDQVKITGTMETDYIDTVLDDLHTSDGATSLVWEFIGPIIASTYAETFRITLPAVHFDEGPPVVDGFDVIKPTLQFTGLYDGTNLPKIEYMSTDVTL, from the coding sequence ATGGCGATCGGATCCGGGCTCGGCGCTCAGCTGGGCATCAGCGCTGAGAGCACGTATGGCACGTTCGTGGCGCCGAGCAAGTTCATCGAGTTCACCAAGGAAAGCCTCGTCCTCAAGAAGACGACGGCCCAGAGTGCGGGTATCGCGGCTGGCCGTCTGCTGGCCCTGTCTTCCCGGCGAGTGCTGACCCGCAAGGAGGTCTCCGGCAGCATCGACCTGGAGGTCACCAACAAGGGCGTGGGCTTGCTGCTGCAGGCGCTCATGGGCACGACCGTCACGCCGGTGCAGCAGGCCGTCACGACCGCGTACCTGCAGACCCACACTCTGGCCGACACCGCGGGCAAGTCGCTGACGATCCAGAAGGGTGTGCCGCTCACGACCGGCACGGTGACGGACAAGTCGTTTCTGGGCTGCAAGGTCACCTCGGCTGAGTTCGCGTGTGAGGTGGGCGGCATGCTCACCGGCAGCTTCGAGTTCGACGGCAAGACGTGTGACGAGGCGCAGACCCTGGCGACCGCGTCCTACCCGGCGATGAGCCCGTTCCACTTCGGGCAGATGGCCGTGAAGACGGGCACGTTCGGCACGGAGACGGCCCGGGACGGCGTGCGCAAGATGGCGGTGAAGATCGAGCGGCCTCAGGCGGTCGAGCGGTTCTATGCCGGGCAGTCGGGGCTGAAGAAAGAGCCCATCTCCAATGATCAGGTGAAGATCACCGGGACCATGGAGACGGACTATATCGACACCGTCCTCGATGACCTGCACACCTCGGACGGGGCGACGTCCCTGGTGTGGGAGTTCATCGGGCCGATCATCGCGTCCACCTACGCGGAGACGTTCCGGATCACGCTGCCCGCCGTGCACTTCGACGAGGGCCCGCCGGTGGTGGACGGGTTCGACGTCATCAAGCCCACCCTGCAGTTCACGGGCCTGTACGACGGGACGAACCTGCCCAAGATCGAGTACATGAGCACCGACGTCACGCTGTGA